From one bacterium genomic stretch:
- the lpxD gene encoding UDP-3-O-(3-hydroxymyristoyl)glucosamine N-acyltransferase, translating into MDGARGVPTRGGGPVRASEIAALLGSSLEGGEDPEITGVAPLDRAGPQDLSFLANARYLPYVAHARAGVILVSASLADRVGGLPARIVVGDVHGALAKLLPVLYPEDPTPEPGVHPTAVVADDVVLGAGASIGPYAVVGPGVRIGERARIGAHVVIGARCELGAEVVLHPHVTLYPGVRIGDRSIVHSGVRVGVDGFGYAQVDGVIRKIPQVGGCIIGADVEIGANSTIDRGSIGATEIGDGVKIDNLVHVGHNVRIGEHSIIVAQVGIAGSTTVGRRVTLGGQAGIPGHIHIGDGATIAAQAGVFGDVPAGAVYSGYPARPHREALRAQAALFRLPELLKRIRDLERAVLGRDVPDQ; encoded by the coding sequence ATAGACGGCGCGCGGGGCGTCCCGACGCGGGGAGGCGGACCCGTGAGGGCCTCGGAGATCGCGGCGCTGCTGGGTAGCTCGTTGGAGGGGGGCGAAGACCCGGAGATCACGGGGGTCGCCCCCCTCGACCGCGCCGGTCCACAGGATCTCTCGTTCCTTGCGAATGCACGATACCTGCCCTATGTTGCGCATGCTCGGGCGGGCGTGATCCTCGTCTCCGCTTCGCTCGCCGACCGCGTGGGCGGGTTGCCCGCGCGGATCGTGGTCGGGGACGTGCACGGCGCGCTCGCGAAGCTGCTGCCGGTGCTCTACCCCGAGGACCCCACCCCGGAACCCGGTGTCCACCCGACGGCCGTCGTCGCCGACGACGTGGTGCTGGGCGCCGGGGCTTCCATTGGTCCCTACGCCGTGGTGGGACCGGGGGTCCGCATCGGCGAGCGGGCGCGCATCGGGGCGCACGTGGTGATCGGCGCCCGTTGCGAGCTGGGGGCGGAGGTCGTCCTCCACCCGCACGTGACGCTGTACCCGGGTGTGCGGATCGGCGACCGGTCCATCGTGCACAGCGGCGTGCGAGTGGGCGTGGACGGCTTCGGTTACGCCCAGGTCGACGGGGTGATCCGGAAGATCCCGCAGGTGGGTGGGTGCATCATCGGCGCGGACGTCGAGATCGGAGCGAATAGCACGATCGACCGCGGCTCGATCGGCGCGACGGAGATCGGGGACGGCGTGAAGATCGACAACCTCGTCCACGTCGGGCACAACGTCCGCATCGGCGAGCACTCGATCATCGTGGCCCAGGTCGGGATCGCCGGCAGCACGACGGTCGGGCGGCGCGTGACGTTGGGAGGGCAGGCGGGCATTCCCGGTCACATCCACATCGGGGACGGCGCGACGATCGCGGCACAGGCGGGCGTCTTCGGGGACGTCCCGGCGGGCGCCGTCTACAGCGGCTACCCGGCGCGCCCGCACCGCGAGGCGCTGCGTGCCCAGGCCGCGCTGTTCCGACTCCCCGAACTCCTCAAACGGATCCGTGACCTCGAGCGCGCGGTACTGGGGCGCGACGTGCCGGACCAATGA